The following proteins come from a genomic window of Vibrio vulnificus NBRC 15645 = ATCC 27562:
- a CDS encoding methyl-accepting chemotaxis protein, translated as MINLNSLSIKQKVVLGITFAVLASTIILGFMAQKQSREVISHRLVDIELPLILSQINLQVDKDVSQLLSAAEQLAKNEFVRESVVQTENPEGQTKLVQQLNNVKDQYRLNDASVANRKTAYYWNQNGFLRQLTQSQDGWFFGFTNSGQATMVSIFTEANGEVKMFANYQHLSGFTMSGVSKSMDEMVSKLNSFKIEKTGYVFLVDSQGNIQIHKDRQAVGKPLSSYVAENPSSLLNKQQDVVFETEVDGERVFVASAYVPSMNWYVVGIVPVDEVFADLDAAAQQMLITTLVVAAVFIFMGVILANSITKPIQQIAERFTDLGRGDGDLAQRIDIKGKDEIAQLSMGFNGFIEKIHTTMKEVAATSNSLNSAAETVSSKAATTHDNSQEQRDQTIQVVTAINQMGATISEIASNAATAADTANQASDNTQLGREVVTKAKNVISRLADDVETTSQVVSQLATTTQEIGSILDVIRDISDQTNLLALNAAIEAARAGEQGRGFAVVADEVRNLASRTADSTEEIQKMINQLQNDAKDAVSAMDAGKAVTFEGVGATDEAVNVLMSISERIADISDRNTQVATATEEQSTVVHTINQNIEEINAINEVTTSTAEELADASQELRELSRRLDSMVGSFKL; from the coding sequence ATGATTAATCTTAACTCTTTGAGCATTAAGCAAAAAGTTGTCCTTGGGATAACCTTTGCTGTGCTTGCATCCACCATCATTCTCGGTTTTATGGCGCAAAAACAATCACGTGAAGTGATTAGCCATCGTCTTGTTGATATCGAATTGCCATTGATCTTGAGCCAGATTAACTTGCAAGTTGATAAAGATGTATCGCAACTCTTGTCTGCGGCAGAGCAGTTAGCGAAGAACGAATTTGTTCGCGAAAGCGTCGTACAAACGGAAAACCCTGAAGGGCAAACGAAGTTGGTGCAGCAACTCAATAACGTCAAAGATCAATACCGCTTGAACGATGCGTCGGTGGCCAATAGAAAAACGGCGTATTACTGGAACCAAAATGGCTTCTTGCGTCAGCTTACTCAATCACAGGATGGTTGGTTTTTCGGCTTCACTAACTCAGGTCAGGCGACAATGGTGAGCATCTTTACCGAAGCCAATGGTGAAGTGAAAATGTTTGCCAACTATCAACACCTATCGGGATTCACCATGTCTGGTGTGTCTAAATCGATGGATGAAATGGTCAGCAAACTGAACAGTTTCAAGATTGAAAAAACCGGTTACGTGTTCCTTGTCGACAGCCAAGGTAACATTCAAATCCACAAAGACAGACAAGCCGTCGGTAAACCTCTTTCTAGCTATGTTGCAGAGAATCCTTCATCGCTGCTAAACAAGCAGCAAGACGTGGTCTTTGAAACCGAAGTCGATGGTGAGCGTGTTTTCGTCGCGAGTGCCTATGTGCCGTCGATGAACTGGTACGTGGTTGGTATTGTGCCTGTGGATGAAGTCTTTGCTGACCTTGATGCCGCCGCGCAACAAATGCTGATTACGACCTTAGTTGTGGCAGCTGTCTTTATTTTCATGGGCGTGATCCTCGCGAACAGTATTACCAAACCTATCCAACAAATTGCTGAACGTTTCACCGACCTAGGTCGAGGGGATGGCGATCTCGCGCAGCGCATTGACATCAAAGGGAAAGATGAAATCGCTCAGCTCTCGATGGGCTTCAATGGATTTATCGAGAAAATTCATACCACGATGAAAGAAGTGGCAGCGACCAGTAACTCGCTCAATAGCGCGGCTGAAACGGTCTCATCGAAAGCGGCAACGACGCACGACAACAGCCAAGAACAGCGAGATCAGACGATTCAAGTGGTGACGGCCATCAATCAGATGGGCGCAACCATCAGCGAAATCGCCTCGAACGCAGCAACGGCCGCAGATACAGCGAATCAAGCCTCTGACAATACGCAACTTGGTCGAGAGGTGGTGACAAAAGCGAAGAACGTCATTTCGCGTCTTGCAGATGATGTCGAAACCACGAGCCAAGTAGTATCGCAGTTAGCGACAACAACACAAGAAATTGGCTCCATTCTTGATGTTATTCGAGATATTTCGGATCAAACCAATTTGCTGGCGTTGAATGCGGCAATCGAAGCGGCCCGTGCGGGCGAGCAAGGGCGTGGCTTTGCTGTTGTTGCTGACGAAGTGCGTAACTTAGCAAGTCGAACGGCAGATTCCACCGAAGAAATTCAAAAGATGATCAACCAGTTACAAAACGATGCCAAAGATGCAGTTTCGGCGATGGACGCAGGTAAAGCGGTCACCTTTGAGGGCGTTGGTGCGACAGACGAAGCGGTTAATGTACTGATGAGCATCTCTGAGCGTATTGCTGATATTTCAGATCGCAATACGCAAGTGGCGACCGCAACGGAAGAGCAATCTACCGTGGTTCATACCATTAATCAGAACATAGAAGAAATCAATGCCATCAATGAAGTAACGACAAGCACAGCAGAAGAGTTGGCCGATGCAAGTCAAGAGCTGCGTGAGTTGTCGCGTCGTCTCGATAGTATGGTGGGTAGCTTCAAACTGTAA
- a CDS encoding vWA domain-containing protein, which translates to MAEGFEFLWWWAFFLLPLPFLAYHWLPQVSNKNTLRLAYLPKEIEAAGVKNKFSKLVTLLIWCSLIVASARPVWFGEPIEHFPEYRDLMLVVDLSGSMQQEDILQEGDYIDRLRAVKNVVTQFIEQRQGDRLGLVLFADHAYLQTPLTADRQTVANQLNQTIIGLIGQKTAIGDGLALATKTFVDSEAPQRVVILLSDGSNTAGTLDPIEAANIAKKYGVKIYTIGIGAGEMEVKQFFMTRKVNTSADLDEKTLTKIATMTGGQYFRARDAQELQTIYQAINQLEPVSKDAQVWRPQQEWFVYPLSFAFVLSILLFVLRRNHV; encoded by the coding sequence GTGGCTGAAGGGTTTGAATTCCTCTGGTGGTGGGCGTTCTTTCTGCTTCCACTGCCATTTTTGGCCTATCACTGGCTGCCACAAGTCAGCAACAAGAACACATTGCGCCTCGCCTATCTGCCGAAAGAGATTGAGGCTGCAGGCGTAAAAAACAAATTCAGCAAACTGGTTACTTTACTTATTTGGTGCAGCCTGATTGTGGCTTCCGCAAGGCCAGTGTGGTTTGGTGAGCCTATTGAGCACTTCCCAGAGTATCGTGATCTCATGCTCGTTGTGGATCTCTCTGGCTCTATGCAGCAAGAAGACATCTTGCAAGAGGGTGATTACATTGATCGCTTGCGTGCCGTCAAAAACGTGGTGACTCAGTTCATTGAGCAGCGCCAAGGTGACAGGCTGGGCCTAGTATTGTTCGCTGATCATGCGTATTTGCAAACGCCCTTGACCGCAGATAGACAAACCGTGGCTAATCAACTCAATCAGACCATCATCGGCCTGATCGGGCAAAAAACCGCAATTGGAGATGGACTTGCTTTAGCCACCAAAACCTTTGTCGACAGTGAGGCGCCGCAACGAGTGGTCATTCTGCTCAGTGACGGCAGCAACACCGCTGGCACACTTGACCCCATCGAAGCCGCAAACATCGCCAAGAAATATGGCGTGAAAATTTACACCATCGGGATTGGCGCTGGTGAAATGGAAGTGAAGCAGTTTTTCATGACGCGAAAGGTTAATACCTCGGCAGATCTTGATGAAAAAACACTGACGAAAATTGCCACAATGACGGGTGGCCAATATTTCCGAGCCCGCGACGCGCAAGAGCTACAGACAATCTATCAAGCGATCAATCAGCTTGAACCCGTCTCTAAAGACGCACAAGTTTGGCGCCCTCAACAAGAGTGGTTTGTTTATCCTTTGAGTTTCGCTTTCGTGTTATCCATCTTATTGTTTGTATTACGGAGAAATCATGTCTGA
- a CDS encoding LuxR C-terminal-related transcriptional regulator, with amino-acid sequence MESQNKEVILITEDSLQSSLLKEILEKKLNMVVHLLTPKELDERTTSYSSIKAILVDYSVVEEDFYSSYLNFIDENFSEVQEVLINCQNNISIEELCIWRSLTGIFYLSDDISTLELGIDKILSGDMWFSRKISQEFISTLRQHSKPISKTVSTKLTKREQQIITLLSLGNSNQQIARKLFVRENTVKTHLHNIFKKIDVKNRVQALIWAKEHLSPTSSTI; translated from the coding sequence ATGGAGAGTCAAAACAAGGAAGTGATATTGATTACGGAAGACAGTCTGCAATCCTCACTGCTAAAAGAAATTCTTGAGAAAAAACTCAATATGGTCGTTCATCTACTCACTCCAAAAGAGTTAGATGAACGAACGACGAGTTACTCTTCGATCAAGGCAATTCTTGTCGATTATAGTGTTGTTGAAGAGGATTTTTATTCTTCATATTTGAATTTTATAGATGAAAACTTTTCAGAAGTTCAAGAGGTGCTGATTAATTGCCAAAATAACATTAGTATTGAAGAATTATGTATTTGGCGTTCGTTGACTGGAATATTTTATTTATCTGATGATATTAGTACTTTAGAACTAGGAATTGACAAGATCCTGTCGGGTGATATGTGGTTTAGTCGTAAAATATCACAAGAATTTATTTCAACTTTGCGTCAGCACAGTAAACCTATCTCAAAAACCGTATCTACAAAGTTGACGAAACGAGAGCAGCAAATAATAACCCTTTTATCATTGGGGAATTCAAATCAACAAATTGCACGAAAGCTCTTTGTTAGAGAAAACACAGTGAAAACGCATTTACACAACATCTTTAAAAAGATTGATGTTAAAAATAGAGTTCAGGCCCTAATTTGGGCTAAGGAACATCTTTCTCCCACATCCTCTACGATCTAA
- a CDS encoding LuxR C-terminal-related transcriptional regulator: MRRFSMGCNMADTTIVLVTQQSLQSENLKNILMAETGMTIEILDAKKPISKERINAESILLVDLSVDISMDNIDIIKNRSDLRGTILLNLLEDLEPEELIKWPYIKGVFGAKDNIDKLCRGIEAIARGDNWLPRRLMMQLISYYEEKGGAKKEEPQLDIELTRREIQVLQFLKAGGSNMEIADSLFISEHTIKSHLYNIFRKIDVKNRTQATAWAKRNL, translated from the coding sequence ATGAGACGTTTCAGTATGGGTTGTAATATGGCAGACACAACGATTGTATTAGTCACTCAACAAAGCCTTCAGAGTGAGAATCTAAAAAATATTCTGATGGCTGAAACTGGGATGACAATTGAAATTCTTGATGCAAAGAAACCAATCTCGAAAGAGAGAATAAATGCTGAAAGTATTCTGCTTGTTGATCTTTCTGTGGATATATCAATGGATAATATTGATATTATCAAAAATAGGAGTGATCTGAGAGGGACAATACTTCTGAATCTACTGGAAGACTTAGAGCCGGAAGAGTTGATCAAATGGCCTTACATTAAAGGTGTATTTGGTGCAAAAGATAACATAGATAAGTTGTGTCGCGGGATTGAAGCGATCGCTCGAGGGGATAATTGGCTCCCGAGAAGATTAATGATGCAACTTATCTCATATTATGAAGAAAAAGGTGGAGCGAAGAAGGAAGAACCACAGTTAGATATCGAGCTAACCAGAAGAGAAATTCAAGTATTACAATTTCTTAAGGCAGGTGGTTCGAATATGGAAATTGCGGATTCTCTTTTTATCAGCGAGCACACGATTAAATCTCATCTTTATAATATTTTCCGAAAGATTGATGTAAAAAACCGAACACAGGCAACTGCGTGGGCAAAACGAAATTTGTAA
- a CDS encoding BatD family protein translates to MNRMTPFFILLSTLFFTPFLAAKSLVASVNKTKVSKNEVIQLTVRADYSLDANDIDFSSLSQDFFTSSPRFVNSSNYINGQSSKLSEWTLSIAPNRAGIVTIPAFSVDGESTAPIPLEVSVDQHEPNVSDIIQYSMQLETSTLYPQQSTQLKVEIRILADPRRLENPRITPPSIQGVEIEPQGQTRQFQRVEQGLQVTIIEQNYQLTANQPGLFELKGPLLRGSYIYGDSLTGSTKILTLDGKPQSQSIKVKAIPNNAAQPWLPAQQLSLVQQWHQDDGENNTVEQGSSITREITLTAKGLNENQLPTLKFDYPASVRVYDEKPVFKTLENGTTQMTLKQVLIPTETGDLSLPSLQLAWWNTVSDQQETAALEGRQLKVTPGSAQVFTLPEQPTLASETNLRPDSTHQEPIQNTTIWFYLTWTFASLWILTLIAALYCYKHRGTSADKPQNATSNNALESMQALQKAIADNDAVKIEALVRQWMKTATVSQPVKQAIESELKAMHQATYSRQPSPWQADHLLSLIKQSRSASSDKASFDMPKL, encoded by the coding sequence ATGAATCGAATGACACCCTTTTTCATTTTGCTATCGACACTGTTTTTTACGCCTTTTCTGGCGGCAAAGAGTCTGGTTGCGAGCGTAAATAAAACCAAGGTTTCGAAAAATGAAGTGATTCAACTCACGGTGAGAGCCGATTATTCACTCGATGCCAATGACATTGATTTTTCTTCGTTAAGCCAAGACTTCTTCACCTCGAGTCCACGTTTTGTCAATTCAAGCAATTACATTAATGGCCAATCTTCAAAGCTCAGTGAGTGGACACTTTCCATCGCACCCAATCGCGCTGGCATCGTGACGATTCCTGCCTTCTCTGTTGATGGCGAAAGCACGGCGCCAATCCCATTAGAAGTGTCTGTCGATCAACACGAACCAAACGTGTCAGATATTATTCAATACTCGATGCAACTTGAAACCAGCACGCTCTATCCTCAGCAATCCACGCAGTTAAAGGTCGAGATTCGGATACTGGCGGATCCCCGTCGACTCGAAAATCCGCGTATCACCCCACCGTCCATTCAAGGCGTAGAGATAGAACCACAAGGGCAAACTCGCCAATTTCAGCGTGTTGAGCAGGGCCTTCAAGTCACCATTATTGAGCAGAACTATCAACTTACCGCCAACCAACCCGGTCTTTTTGAACTCAAAGGACCGTTGTTACGCGGCTCTTATATTTATGGTGACAGCTTAACGGGTTCGACCAAAATATTGACCTTAGATGGCAAGCCACAGAGTCAATCGATCAAGGTAAAAGCCATTCCTAACAATGCCGCACAGCCCTGGCTACCCGCTCAACAACTGTCGCTTGTTCAACAATGGCATCAAGATGACGGCGAGAACAACACCGTTGAGCAAGGCAGCAGCATCACGCGCGAAATCACTCTGACAGCAAAAGGGCTCAATGAAAACCAGTTGCCAACTCTCAAGTTTGACTACCCCGCATCAGTACGTGTGTACGATGAGAAGCCTGTATTTAAGACTCTTGAGAATGGTACAACCCAAATGACACTGAAGCAGGTGTTGATCCCAACCGAAACCGGTGATTTAAGCCTACCTTCACTGCAATTAGCGTGGTGGAACACGGTTTCTGACCAACAAGAAACGGCCGCACTCGAGGGGCGTCAACTCAAGGTGACACCGGGCTCGGCACAAGTGTTTACTTTGCCTGAGCAACCAACGCTGGCGAGTGAAACAAACCTTCGCCCAGACTCTACCCACCAAGAGCCTATTCAAAATACAACCATTTGGTTTTACTTAACCTGGACATTTGCCTCACTGTGGATTCTTACCCTCATTGCCGCTCTATACTGCTATAAACATCGCGGGACAAGTGCAGATAAGCCTCAGAATGCAACATCCAATAACGCGCTTGAATCGATGCAAGCATTGCAAAAAGCGATTGCTGACAACGATGCCGTCAAAATCGAAGCCCTGGTGCGCCAGTGGATGAAAACCGCCACGGTTTCTCAACCAGTAAAACAGGCAATTGAATCAGAGTTAAAAGCGATGCACCAAGCGACCTACTCGCGACAGCCTTCACCATGGCAGGCAGATCACTTACTTTCACTGATCAAGCAAAGCCGCTCAGCCTCAAGCGATAAAGCCTCTTTTGACATGCCAAAGCTCTAG
- a CDS encoding DUF58 domain-containing protein: MTPVTLPPHCNGVALSLEELLCYQSQAVRWIPPARSVWSHLSGGHASRVRGRGMDFEEVRQYQQGDDIRSIDWRVTARTGKAHTKLFSEDKEQAVILYLDLNSSMFFGSRYVYKSVQAAHLASVILWTTLAKKDRFGAMIDDGKTLFEHKPSALVRNGLAFLNQLTQRHNEQLGRATESRLPFSQTIERLKRMSPKGCEIIFISDFIKMNEQELNQITQLRQHNNLRLVQLYDPLEQGETRYRGSVLASDGQHSRWFDFGSKKQKLALKNNFDQHQQSLRLLSYRNGIPFSTLSSAESLINQLSV, from the coding sequence ATGACCCCCGTTACATTGCCACCTCATTGCAATGGCGTGGCGTTATCGCTAGAAGAGTTGCTTTGCTACCAGAGCCAAGCCGTGCGCTGGATCCCTCCTGCCCGCAGCGTTTGGTCACATCTAAGTGGTGGCCATGCTAGCCGTGTTCGTGGGAGAGGCATGGATTTTGAAGAGGTTCGTCAGTACCAACAAGGTGACGATATTCGCAGTATCGATTGGCGAGTCACAGCCCGCACTGGTAAAGCGCACACTAAACTCTTTAGCGAAGACAAAGAACAAGCGGTGATCCTGTATTTGGATCTCAACAGCAGTATGTTTTTTGGTTCACGATACGTCTACAAATCTGTCCAAGCAGCGCATTTAGCCAGTGTAATTCTGTGGACGACATTGGCAAAAAAAGATCGCTTCGGCGCCATGATTGACGACGGCAAAACCTTATTCGAACATAAACCATCAGCCTTAGTGCGTAACGGTTTGGCTTTTCTCAATCAATTGACTCAACGTCATAATGAACAGCTGGGGCGAGCCACTGAAAGTCGACTCCCTTTCAGTCAAACCATTGAGAGGCTTAAACGGATGTCACCCAAAGGGTGTGAGATAATTTTTATCAGCGATTTCATCAAAATGAATGAGCAAGAGCTAAACCAAATCACACAGCTTAGACAACACAATAATTTGAGGCTGGTACAGCTTTATGACCCTTTGGAGCAGGGTGAAACCCGTTATCGAGGAAGTGTGCTCGCCAGTGATGGCCAACATTCTCGATGGTTTGATTTCGGTTCCAAAAAGCAAAAATTGGCTTTGAAGAACAACTTCGACCAACATCAACAATCTTTACGGCTGTTAAGTTATCGTAATGGAATACCGTTTAGCACCTTATCGAGTGCTGAATCTCTTATCAACCAATTATCCGTGTAA
- a CDS encoding DUF4381 domain-containing protein, with translation MTTNSTPLELQPLILPAVPSWFPLAWGWWASFASVVVALLLLTAFFLWRKKRLKAKRAALKLFVKPITPHTPSSAIELLRQAALCYYPREAIASLHGEQWYQFLDLQLGETRFSDKMPLWQAALYQNKHGEHDSELVNDCLVWVEKALPPKRGMRG, from the coding sequence ATGACAACAAATTCAACACCTTTAGAGCTGCAACCTCTGATTTTACCTGCTGTCCCATCTTGGTTTCCTCTTGCTTGGGGATGGTGGGCTTCTTTCGCCAGCGTTGTTGTGGCTTTACTGCTTTTAACTGCCTTCTTTTTGTGGCGAAAAAAACGTCTCAAAGCAAAGCGTGCAGCACTCAAATTGTTTGTTAAACCCATCACGCCACATACGCCTTCGTCAGCCATCGAACTGCTAAGGCAAGCCGCGCTTTGTTACTACCCACGAGAAGCGATCGCGTCGCTGCATGGTGAGCAGTGGTACCAATTTCTTGACTTACAACTGGGTGAAACTCGTTTTAGCGACAAAATGCCGTTATGGCAGGCTGCGCTCTATCAGAACAAACACGGTGAGCATGACAGTGAGCTGGTCAACGATTGTTTAGTCTGGGTGGAAAAAGCACTCCCACCTAAGCGAGGTATGCGTGGCTGA
- a CDS encoding vWA domain-containing protein, with translation MSELIFLEPKWLFGLIVLPVAWLFWRFKRQTSQGPVAAHLSQTPTKGAKSTWSILLWLSAWVVAILALASPSWQHTTRPNFNNHQNRVLVMDMSQSMYAQDIAPSRLQQARYKVLDLLPQWKEGNTALIAYAGDAYLLSPLTSDSQTLANLIQNLSPDIMPYQGSRLTSALMLAKAQLEKAGAAKGDIIVISDDIDDQELQAALKLVANSAIRVSILGVGTPNGSPVPLPNGSLLTSSTGQVVVAKSDFNNMAALAQKTGGYFAPIQFSNQDVVEIAAATQANSEMHQAKANNTQQSEVRENGGYWLLPLLLLAGLGLFRRGFVWMAFVLSLPLTQIPSAHASAFLTADQQGKSLFDQGQYKAAAEQFSNPQWKGSAAYKAGEYEQAATLFAQSDSAESLYNLGNALAQNGQYDDALEAYQKALAKNPNLKQAKTNREVVEKAKQQQQQQQQQQQQQQQQQQQQQQQQQQQQQQQQQQQQQQQQQQQQQQQQQQQQQQQQSSNRDNQSQSENRENAQNKAKEKARESDEQGDAQRQKKPSEQGEEQVKSSDKPAQERAPKREAEPENVEAQQPAPKNADDPDFKKLESVENARDPAYLLKAQMLLQAQQKPAPDNKDKTW, from the coding sequence ATGTCTGAACTGATTTTTCTTGAGCCCAAATGGCTATTCGGTTTGATTGTCCTACCTGTCGCTTGGTTATTTTGGCGCTTTAAAAGGCAAACATCGCAAGGCCCAGTGGCAGCCCATCTTAGCCAAACACCAACAAAAGGTGCAAAAAGCACCTGGTCAATACTATTGTGGTTGAGCGCTTGGGTTGTCGCCATCCTTGCGCTGGCATCACCAAGCTGGCAACACACCACGCGCCCCAACTTCAACAACCATCAAAATCGGGTTTTGGTCATGGATATGTCGCAATCCATGTATGCGCAAGACATTGCGCCAAGCCGTTTACAACAGGCAAGGTATAAGGTGCTCGACCTACTTCCGCAATGGAAAGAAGGCAATACCGCCTTAATTGCTTATGCAGGCGATGCCTATTTACTTAGCCCACTGACCAGTGACAGCCAGACGTTAGCGAATCTCATCCAGAACCTATCGCCTGACATCATGCCCTATCAAGGCTCACGTCTTACAAGCGCCTTGATGTTGGCCAAAGCACAACTCGAAAAAGCGGGAGCCGCAAAAGGCGATATCATCGTTATAAGTGATGATATTGATGATCAAGAACTGCAGGCAGCATTGAAGCTTGTTGCCAACTCCGCGATTCGAGTGTCCATTCTTGGGGTTGGTACACCAAACGGCTCGCCAGTTCCTCTGCCTAATGGCTCGTTGCTGACAAGTTCAACAGGACAAGTAGTGGTTGCTAAGTCTGATTTCAACAATATGGCAGCACTGGCGCAGAAAACGGGAGGCTACTTCGCCCCCATTCAATTTAGTAACCAAGACGTTGTAGAAATTGCCGCAGCAACGCAGGCCAATTCAGAGATGCATCAAGCAAAAGCCAACAATACACAGCAAAGCGAAGTCAGGGAAAATGGGGGTTACTGGTTGTTGCCACTCTTGTTACTGGCAGGATTAGGCTTATTCCGACGAGGCTTTGTTTGGATGGCATTCGTACTGAGCTTACCCCTGACTCAGATACCTAGCGCTCATGCCTCTGCGTTTCTTACCGCCGATCAACAAGGCAAGTCGTTGTTCGACCAAGGGCAATATAAAGCGGCAGCTGAGCAGTTTTCGAACCCGCAATGGAAAGGAAGCGCCGCATATAAAGCCGGAGAATATGAACAGGCGGCAACACTGTTTGCGCAATCAGACAGTGCAGAATCACTGTACAACTTGGGTAACGCACTGGCGCAAAACGGCCAGTATGATGACGCGCTAGAGGCCTACCAAAAGGCGCTTGCGAAAAACCCAAACCTCAAACAAGCAAAAACCAATCGCGAAGTTGTAGAAAAAGCAAAACAGCAACAGCAACAGCAACAGCAACAGCAACAGCAACAGCAACAGCAACAGCAACAGCAACAGCAACAGCAACAGCAACAGCAACAGCAACAGCAACAGCAACAGCAACAGCAACAGCAACAGCAACAGCAACAGCAACAGCAACAGCAACAGCAACAGCAACAGCAGTCTTCCAATCGCGATAATCAGAGTCAATCAGAAAATCGTGAAAATGCGCAAAACAAGGCGAAAGAAAAGGCTCGAGAAAGCGATGAACAAGGCGATGCTCAACGCCAGAAAAAACCGTCCGAACAGGGTGAAGAGCAAGTTAAGTCGAGCGATAAACCCGCGCAAGAAAGAGCCCCCAAAAGAGAGGCGGAACCGGAAAACGTAGAAGCACAGCAACCTGCGCCGAAAAACGCAGACGATCCAGACTTTAAAAAGCTGGAATCCGTTGAAAACGCACGCGATCCTGCTTATCTGCTTAAAGCACAAATGTTGCTGCAAGCACAGCAGAAACCGGCGCCTGATAATAAAGACAAAACATGGTAA
- a CDS encoding AAA family ATPase: MQQRSFDALANYLQSQIVGQPELVKQLLIALLADGHILVEGPPGLAKTRAVKALSECIEGNFHRIQFTPDLLPADLTGTDIFRPEKGDFKFQAGPIFNHLILADEINRAPAKVQAAMLEAMAEGQVTAGRNTYPLPELFLVMATQNPIEQEGTYPLPEAQLDRFLLHLNVDYPDAAHELAILRINRGEAKGEQAPEKPLVTQQEIFSARQEVLNIQMAESLEHYLVRLVMATRQPSHYNGELAEWISMGVSPRATIALDRCARAYAWLDGRDYVTPGDIQTMAYPVLRHRLLLSYRAQAEGISANQVIDKLISLVGSA; this comes from the coding sequence ATGCAACAACGTAGTTTTGATGCCTTAGCTAACTATTTACAGTCTCAAATCGTTGGCCAACCTGAATTAGTCAAACAGTTACTCATCGCGCTTCTTGCGGACGGACACATCTTAGTAGAGGGGCCTCCAGGTCTCGCTAAAACACGAGCCGTGAAAGCGCTATCAGAGTGCATTGAGGGTAATTTTCACCGTATCCAGTTTACCCCCGATCTCTTGCCTGCAGATTTAACGGGCACCGATATTTTCCGCCCAGAAAAAGGCGATTTTAAGTTTCAAGCTGGCCCTATCTTCAATCATTTGATCCTTGCCGATGAAATCAACCGAGCTCCGGCCAAAGTACAGGCCGCAATGCTCGAAGCCATGGCGGAAGGACAAGTCACCGCAGGACGAAATACCTATCCACTCCCAGAGCTGTTTTTGGTGATGGCAACACAAAACCCCATTGAGCAAGAAGGTACTTATCCTCTTCCAGAAGCCCAGCTTGACCGATTTTTGTTGCATCTTAATGTCGATTATCCAGACGCAGCTCATGAGCTGGCGATTTTGCGCATCAATCGCGGTGAAGCTAAAGGAGAACAGGCACCTGAAAAGCCTTTAGTCACACAACAAGAGATCTTTTCAGCCCGTCAAGAGGTGCTGAATATTCAAATGGCCGAGTCACTTGAGCACTATTTAGTGCGATTGGTGATGGCAACTCGCCAACCTTCTCACTACAACGGCGAACTTGCAGAATGGATTAGCATGGGAGTCAGCCCTCGCGCAACGATTGCCCTTGACCGATGTGCACGAGCGTATGCTTGGCTAGATGGACGTGACTATGTCACTCCAGGCGATATTCAGACAATGGCTTATCCTGTATTGAGACATCGCTTGCTGCTCTCCTACCGAGCTCAAGCGGAAGGGATTTCGGCCAACCAAGTGATCGATAAGCTGATTAGTTTAGTGGGAAGCGCCTAA
- the cabA gene encoding biofilm matrix calcium-binding repeat protein CabA, whose product MAVYSGTADVDVLSNYTGSDDKFVGHGDNDNIVGGGGNDLIIGGAGDDRLVGGRGNDILKAGLGDDYLGGGSGDDLLLGLYGNNHMNGGLDNDILVAGSGDNVLIGGKGADKFIFTDKFDGHGTAKVVDFTIGEDTVRIDSATIHSVDDLSVSYDAVGNLVLSDGGAFTVKLIGVTEADFVAHADDMFQF is encoded by the coding sequence ATGGCTGTTTATTCTGGAACTGCAGATGTAGATGTTCTTAGTAACTATACTGGTAGCGATGACAAGTTCGTAGGACATGGTGATAACGACAATATCGTTGGTGGCGGCGGTAATGATCTAATTATCGGCGGGGCTGGCGATGATAGATTAGTTGGTGGACGAGGTAATGACATCCTCAAAGCTGGGCTAGGGGATGACTATCTTGGCGGCGGATCAGGGGATGACTTATTACTTGGTCTTTATGGTAACAACCATATGAATGGTGGCCTAGATAACGATATTTTGGTTGCTGGCTCTGGTGACAATGTCCTGATTGGTGGAAAAGGCGCCGACAAATTTATTTTTACCGATAAGTTTGACGGACACGGTACGGCTAAAGTGGTGGATTTCACTATTGGTGAGGACACAGTACGTATCGACAGTGCCACGATTCATTCAGTGGATGATCTGTCAGTAAGCTATGATGCAGTGGGTAACCTAGTTCTTTCCGATGGTGGAGCATTTACCGTGAAGTTGATTGGTGTGACAGAAGCAGATTTTGTCGCTCATGCGGATGACATGTTCCAATTCTAA